Part of the Vanessa atalanta chromosome 1, ilVanAtal1.2, whole genome shotgun sequence genome is shown below.
gttaaataataacataacatatcatACGTTGAGTTCATGAGGAATGAAATCAGTCGATAATGGatcgattataatattttactcataGTTCTGCAAACgaaaatcaattcaaaatcCTTTTTCAACAAAGATTTTCAAAACTTCATTTTGCTGAAGTATTTATTGAAGCTATGAATTTGACTGaggaaaaaaaaaccataaaccGAAAAACTCAAGATCTGCTGATTCAATCTACAAATTATGGCAcacagttaataataatattcaatattatatttcaatagttttggtttaaataaaaacacatctaactctctctctctcactctCAGGAacttaatatacatgtataagtTAATTGTAAAGTTAGTTGTACCTGTGACACGGACAGCTCGACCCCCGACAGTGCGACCAGCATTACCAACAATATGAGCGCCCAAACTGAAGCCCACCAAGTGCAGTTGATTCCAGTTACCACCAGCGTTATTGAAAAGCCAAGTCAAGAAGTTTCCAAGATGACGGCCAACATCAGGTACACCGCGCACTGCCGTTGTATATAAGCCGTTAGCAAGATTCCTCCAGTCTACTACGATCACATTGACGTCTTGAACAGCCAGGAAAGCGGAGGTGATCAACGGGTTCATCTCACTGTTGCCATTGTTGTTCCATCCATGGACAACGACTTTGGTAGGTCTGTTACCTCGGTAGTTCGAGTTACGTACGGAATTAATGTTTCCATTGACCAAAATCTGACGATTTGATGGGTTCTGCCTAAAAGATAcagtaaatataatgaaaaagtgtttaaaatattaaattaataatattttgtttcgcCGTTTGATAGTTATTCTGGAAGAAaagcacaaaaaaataatgaattgaatatttttcaccAGAATCTATACCTTACAAGATAGTTGTCACAAACTCATACGAatactttaaatgaattaatggaTTTTACATTCAATTAGACCTAACCCAATGTGAGCTgatttactattattactatGTATTAAATCATAGGtcggcggacgagcacatgggttacctgatggtaagtggtcaccactgccaatggcgctgtaaaaaatattaaccattcctaacatcaccaTTGCGctaccgaccttgggaactaagctaTACTAAAATGAGTATGGGAATAatatgatgttatgtctcttgggcctgtagtgacactggctcactcacccttcaaatcggaacccAACAGTACTGCTGTGTTTGtatatctgatgactgggtggtacctacccagacgggcttgcacaaagccctaccaccaagtaattatataaaacaaataagtttatttgttatacGAGTTATACCAGATTGAGAAAGATTACGTTTGGTTGAAACTGACCTGGTAAATAGCCAATACTGGTTGTTGGCACCGTTTCTTGTATTCAATAGCTCCAGTTCATCTGCTGGGGCCTGAAGATCTACCAGCTGAGGGACACCCTCGCCATTTGGCATCCAGATGTAGCGGCTCACTCCTTCGACATAGTGGCTGTTGTCTCCTGGCACCAAAGGAATGGCGCTTCCAGCACACACTATTAAAATacatgttgttatttattttatatttatgacacataaggttatttatttatttttttctccaacggttacatcgccaataaaaTCCTACAAAATCCCTCCAAGGGTATCCTTCAAAAAAGTACTACTGTTTGATggtcgaataaataaaaataaaatagtaataaagtcCTACCTACTAGATAGACTAGCTCAAAGCTAAAATCaagttaagtataaattaaaaaaaaaatatatatttttactaacatgTTATCGAAGCGAGAAGAATCGTTAAGAGCTTCATGTCTTGAGGTGTCTTAAGTGGAGAAATTTCCTCGTATTTATTGTATCGGTTATCACAATTGTttattatcgttatttaaatCCGATATAGTTCGCCAAGGATAGAAATCACATTAATGAATGAgcgatatatacatacattatttgagtattttttatatattattatatttaatttttaacaataagtaTATACACATAGTAATTGGATGATTTATCTCTTAAGACGCAAGTTCattgactatttattttattataattaataatcattatatattataattaatacacgtCAACACAaccttaaaacatatttatatggtACTTAGTGCAGGGCCGGATCTAaagtatggctttttgggcttcagcccagggccccttGGATTtaaggggccccagctaagtcaagtcaaagtcaaaaatagacgataatgcgaaagaatccctcattttattaaattaaacagatcgtatagTTTTCAGCCCTGCGAATCcttcaattaatcaaacccattcaattaatttaattcaagtctacgttcggGTGTGTCTTAAGTAGGGCCCCAaagtagtattagcccaggaccccctaaactcacggtccggccctgtcTAAGTGGCTAGCATATGTTAAGAGCACCTTCATGCTTAAAAAGCAGAATTGCTATTCTTTTACTTGATGTTGCAGAGGTAAGTACAGATTAAGTCATAAAAGTAAGTAtagctttattataatatcaagggTCGTGTCagatcaaaaaaataaaagcataacATTTTCTAAGTCGATTTTCGAACGAaatttcctatttttttttacattttatttattaacacttaaaatattaaaggttaTTGAgacaattaattatgtttataaataatatatatactatatttatatattcgttgTGCTTAAATGTTATTGTTCCGCAAAAGACCATATGCAGATATGGTCTTAATTTGTCGCATAACACTGCGGAGATCTATACATGTTTCCACTTCAAAGATGTACGAATATGTTTCTTAAATGAGATGCTGTGCCGTATTTGAGACGAAGGTCAAGGAAATAAATTTGACAACGATTTGAATATCAAACTGTGTCAGTTAAAAGGACTACATCTCATGTCTTTCATATCTGCAACTGCAACATGAAAAACCGCGAGATTAGAGTAAGCGAAAAAGTTTGCAATGTCATTTTATACTCAGGACAGGCGTATtagaattacatacattttttttttatcaatacaacAGCCAGCCagtatgaatatgttttttgaTAAGAACATTCTAGATCTAGATAGGttctattttagtattttttacaataaatcatACAGCTTAgagaacattataaaaaaagatatactaAACTATCATAATCGTCATTTAATGTCTAttctattttatcttatttgattgattatttGTTTCCTTATCATAGAAATTTGCTAAAGTGAAAATTTCTAGGAAGGATTGGATTGAATTAAggttgttatatgtatatgttatatgtgtTTTTGTGACAAAGGTTGTCTAGGAGAGATTACTATAACAAAAGCTCTATTAAAGCTTTGACCTAATTTGGCAGTAAGGTCTGCTGGTATTTAGGAAACATTATCACGGAtacttttattagtatttattagtatagtgttcaataataaattgaataaatataacctGTGGCTATGTGATGTGGTCGTTTTTTGTGTAGACTTACAacgatatacctatataattattagcgGTATCATTTAGTGTGATGACGTCATTGCCATATTTTATGCTGTGTTATTATGATGATGTATTCGAGATTTTTGTGCAATAAAGCAtgcgaataaataataataatttattgttatacatgTAAGAACTATCatcatcaaatataatttaatgttcttttttagAAAGTACGattcaaaattatgaattatatataatattccctaggttataaatttaacatacgaCCAAAACGGGTATTCTTTCGTaagtaaattaatcaaaatcacATCGTACGATTAATCAACGATGACACTCCTTGGTtggttcttaataaaattaatcttttgatAAATCACTTATACATGACAGTCTATCAAaagattattatgtaattataataatttatcatcttttttggaatgtaaaataatatgtcatcTTTATCCAAGAAAATAAAGCAGTACAACATTacgtttcatttatttagtttcatactagcgacccgccccggcttcgcgcgggcgcaatgctgatactaaatatactacagaatgtcttacaacgatTTCAGTCATGTCTGTCACATTTTTTCAGTCATGTTTttcagacaatacaaaccgctttgTCGTTATGtagttaattggataaggaataatgctgtattgcttaaaatcacttcgagaataagccattatttctcgtaaaaagtaaacgataaaaaatggttattgtggttATCCCTAAGAAACAGACGTATATCATCGCGCacttttttgaagatctttATAGGGTGTACTTTATATGGTATAGTTACTGTAGTAGGTTCTATCTCGTAGGGCTCAGCCAGCGTTTGctatgtaagcgcaaaaatgtgtttatttacaacattacTTCAGAAACTAGCAGTacggagtagcgtggtggaatttgctccaagaccttctcgtcaaagggagaggaggccttagcctagcagtgggatttttacaggctgttaatgaaacATGTAATGTAAGCATACAcagagacagacagcggtaagcgactttgttttatactatgtaatgataataacgGGCGGAAGTCTACTCGAGTATCAATTGGTTGGTGTACTATAATAAGTCTGTTACAGTATTGGTTGGTTTAATATAAGGAGTCTAGTACTCGAGTTGTTGAGAGCGCTTGTTTGCGCGTTTTCGTCTATTTTAAACGTTAATGGGGGTTTAACTTCGACTATTACTAACATCAATAAATCTCAGTTTAATTGTAATTGAGAACCAACTTcacttatttatatcggttatgATAACACCCCGATTTGATTCAGATCCAACTGCGATCAAAACGCAAATGGTTCGTTGCGTTAACAAAATAGGAAAACAGTTAGCATGACGTTTCGATGCGATGAAGCGACATTTTGTTGATAGAATTGGCGTTAAGTTCCATTTCTCAATAAATgctagcaaaaaatatatatttttcaaattccaCTAATATCGTTTGAAATAAGCGCTTTACAAAAAGTTATAAGttctttataagttttatataatagtgaCTAAACGATTTCaaacaataattgatttataaaaataatcttgttcATATCACCAGCACCAtcgtaatttgtttgtttttctttttttgatacTTATCAAAGATTATAGTATCTATAATGATAGATGTTAGTTTggtgataattataattattaaagcatttaaaaaacatattttacatgatttttttaattaaattgatataatggattagaataacaaaaagttgtttaaaataagttaaaacatGAATGAAAtccatacatttaatttttttattattttaacgtttataaaagttaataaatcgtatttgattatttttaaaattgttttttattgtttaaaatattaacaaaaaagaattttattaaaaattttatgacttaaaatttatacttatacattattgggtgaacaattaaataaaaaaagcgatAAGGCAATTATCAAAAAGCTAATTCTACTTATAACGGTAACTATACGTTTCCGATTCTATTCCTCAAGAAAAGAAACCTTAGTTGATTCGTAACTGGTTAATTCTGCTAATTCATAACGATTACGAAACGTTCGCGATTCTATTTCTCAGAAAAATAAACCTCAACTGGTTCGTAATTAGTTAATTCTGCTGATTTATAACGGTTACGATACATTCCCGATTAGATTCCAACTTCGATCAAATCGTACTAGTAGAATAGGAAGACGTTtcgataaaatgtaaatttcttAGTAGAATTGCCCCTAGTTTGTGATTATCAATATGTATTTAGAATTAACAGATTCTGGTCGTGATTTTTCTAAAGACTTTAAATTGATAAGTACGTGTTATCTTCaatcaattcaaatatatttatggataatagatattaatttcCTGTCATATATGTGttagcattttaaattaaatagagcgagatttttttatacgaaGAGTTCAAATCGAAATAAGGAgttttttattcaagaaaactTGGATGTTGGATGTGGATGTTGGTATTGGCTGTGGATGTTGGAACATTCCGTTCAAGGTCGCATAGTTACAGtcataagtattttttgttaagatattttctttatagatttttttttaaataattttagcaatatctcaaattaattaagggattactaatattcctatttacctctccttttaagcttatcacttgtgttaggagtggggacgacaatagcccaaagggtcaggatcgatcctgcgactttttacatcgttaGGCGGCTCGTaagccattgcgctattgacgcttcgtTGTATTGTAAGACATAAATGtaaagcaaatataaattactgaatacggtaacaaataatattatttttttatagatagagaTTATGTTCCgtggaattatttacattaatctcGGCTACTGAATTTCACCTCTAGACATCGCGTAAAAATTCCAACGGCACGACttttgaagtatttaaaatgcctcgcacaaccacacTGTGAACCCGCTTTCACCGGTGGTTTTTCCAAGACGATAcgatttgggaaccttcaaaaaagaGCGTATACATTTCTTGAAGGCCAGCAATGCACCTGCAACCCCTCAATCTAGTTAATCCGTACTATGTTACACTAATTGTTACGTAAAGCGAAATTCAATACTATACTAATAACTACTgcctgaaataaattaatagcaaATAAGCTTTTTGACGTTTAACATGAGCAATTAAGCAAGGAAAAATCATAATCATCAAAAATCCAAATCCTATGTAGTCAAAATTGCACCATATAGAAGTAGTTAAGGTTTACGGAAATTTACAGTTATcctaactatatattaaaataaacgatttcctaatataacaaaatttgcGTTTTCAAAAAACTcgtaataaaatagaaagatgttcattataaaaatagtatcatTTATCATTGATTAgtcaattaaaactatttattattcaaataggcacataaaagcacttttgaatcgtacagtgttgaattaaatgtaccaccgaccgattcggaaagtagattcgaccgagaagaaccggcaagaaactcggaagttatttttttccaccattttaactAACAGAGTATTACACAGagtaaagtacaatttttttttatatatcctgcctagaaatcaataataattatcttgttTTGAGTAATAAGGCACATAACTTTATCAAAGTATTATTCAACGCAAAGTAGCTCGAATTATCGaactgcttgatcctttggctttacATAGTGATGATGGATTTTCTACCGCACTATGCAttaattttcttcttttttcatGCTGAATATTCCgaggaattatttacattaatccCGGTTGCTGAATTTCACCTCAGGTCATCGCGTATAATTCCATCAGCatgatttttaaggcattttaaACGCCTCACACATCCCGCTTTTACCGGTGGTTTTTCCAAGACGATAcgatttgggaaccttcaaaaaaaaagcgtacatatttcttaaaggctAGTAATGCACCTGCAACCCCtgtgttgtagatgtccatggaTGGTGGTAGTTTCCTTGTGAGCCCCCCGCTCGTTTGCCACATACatcataaaaaactaattaaaattcagtgaGATTTGAACGCTGTTTTAACCATAAAAATTAGTTGTTTgtttaagcaaaatataaacGAGCAACTCGTCTGCTTTAgaatgtattgataaaaaagtaGATATATCCATATAGGATCCAGATaggatttattattttcgaGATAAAGAGAAGTGAAACCCAAGATAAATgcacaatattaaatttgaaacttcATGCCATTTCTACAAAACTACATCGTTTAccgaaaaaatacttattacttatttaatgtaattataaagggcaataaaaggtttaaattacgattaataatctttaatttatttttttcaaaattacctacctacctacctatatatatatatatatatatatatatatatatatatatatcggagcgatattaatgaatcgagtagttggcaataatgtttgatggctgatttacttataagagcgggtcaccccgaatggagttgtaagagtcatggcaacgcgagtcgttatgttttgacaagcttctcgaatgcgatggttgcttgcaaacccatttgctcttaatcgagatgaattattgtaatcttttgatattattgtggtgtacgattattgaatcaatgaatacagtgattagacgatattaaataccttttattttatgaatatctccattgtgcgcccacatagtcttacaaatgtcggctccccgaacccaactgttcggcatcctgcttctccgacatatatatatatatataagctgaCGTAAGCTGTCTCTCAGTGCAGATATAGCGCGGCTCTTCCTTTTTCGgctataaaaagattttttgaacTGACTTCAAAGAATCTCAAGTTCAAGTTCTTCAAGAAActcaaagtttttatttttatatatgaactgTGTGTAcatccaatatattataattatttcaatattttattatgatttgtatgtaattttattttctatagaattgaatataaaacccatagaaaatatatacagaataaGCAATGTAACACTcacaagtttaaaaataaccGAAATTGAGAAGTGGCAATTGGAATCTTTAGCACATATAACAACATGAAAAGGAGGAGAATACACaatattacacacacacatttttacacacaattttacacaatatttattgtcaaaGAAGTTCATGTAGGCTTTTGGAGCTCGGTTCTCATAaggtttttcttatttattatatataatgtctaCCTTGTCATATGCATCCACTGAAGCTGCTCAAATACTAACACGCAGCAAATACTAACTTTCATCCaaagacatattttatatatttcaaacattaaataatccttatatattaaataagcctTTGATCCTTAATTTCACCCTCTTAGgcgatgaattttcaaaaacgctTTAAAATATCACTTTAACTCAAAAATAAGTCTAAATACAGAATACCGTATTTCTAACTTTCGAAGATGACGAATTTCCGTAGGTACAAGCTTTCATGTCCCATTTTGTGCCTCACGAgagaagattttttaaaaagctctaggatacattatatatacatttggcCCATTAAGAGGTACTTAAATAACTGTTCAATTTTTCTTACAAGACAAAGGAAGATTTTCGGTACGAGATTTTATtctctatataattttattagacattaataaatttaaaggatttattttaaaaatccttcTTATACTACTTGTTCTCACCTGCCTTTCTTAAGATACTAGCAAAATTTTCGCcgtattctaataataatccgCCGGTTTAGGCCGTGCGGTGTTGCCagtcatcattttaaaattatattaagtatgtcAAAATGAAAAGTTTCAACTCAAGTAGTATTtaagaacaataaaattatcaattcacAATTTCTCCTATGAAGTACTGAATTTGTACACGTTGAGCACCTTTATAATGCCTATATTAGTAGAATTGAAAGTAGCGCTGAAAATAAAGCCTCGTTTTTAGATAATAGATTCCTAAAACCCACATGGTACATCGGAGACCAACACTAAACAGCAATGCGAGTCGAGATGATTTGTAATTACTTTTTGACACGAGTTATAATTAAGGTATTGTCTTGTTTCTTGCAGTTCTGTATACCACTTAACATCGTTGTTGCAAAACATTGGGGTCTTTGCCAATACAATACACAATATTGCTCATGATTTAACGATTTCCGTTGTCTACctaagagttactttcgtaagTCGTCTAAGTAATCATTGTCaccaaaaaattttaaaaaattaccaacaaatttaaattgacggATTAGCGGAATGAGTTATAGAACTGTGAAATTTGTGAATTCGAATGATccttttcgatttatttttgatacgaTGATTTCTATATGTATGGcgatcaaatttaaaattcgatagCGCTATCGATTTTAAGTAAAACGATAAGAAAAAGATTTTTCCTtatcattaaaaactaaatgattttatcgtttttaaaaaatacagatcTTTGGCTGATATTTCAACCTATTTTAGTTACTTGATCACTGATAATTAACAagatcatatataaatatttattcacttgTTTTGCTCCTGACTActtgtgtataaattattttaatcatccattgaaaatatttcttgttaaaaatattatatattataacgaataacgattttatttacttaaatttttgtttcagtTCATAGTAAAAGATTTATAAGTCGTTGCATCACATTTTTACACTAAATATTCCGTCAAGTTTTTTAATGAACTACCAAACGAAAGAATGTCcaaacgtaatattattttgcggcctttgtatatatgtatcggTATTAggaattataacttttatatgaaTCATGTTACAAGAAGTAAATGTAATGCCTTATCTTTGTATGCGTTGCTTATACTCTTTGACATACGCTTGCAACAATAAAATGGAAGAAAAAATATGCTCTAAATAgagcatattttaaaatacagtcGTTTTAAGGTAAAATGCCTGTTTAAAAtagttaacatttaaatatggtaattaattgaaaaaaatgaatatattaaatgtacataagaatcttttatttcttattaaccTATGATATTGTCTCACTGCCGCCAGTATGTCTgtcacttaaatttaaatttgttatttttttttgttaaataattaaaacattttaatgtaattagtttttaaataatctacttATATACCCAACTCATGGCGTTacatccataaaaaaataatattaaaacaaaaatataattcccTACATATCTCGTCGTCATTGTAGATAATGACACCAATccgataaaacaaacaaacagacgatttttaatttttaattataatattaataatattagtacgcGATATGAGTTAGCGATAAAATTAGTATCAAGTatccttattttataaagataacattccaattataatttaaaataataattatgatatttgattttttttttgtttattaaatatatataataaagcaatgtaataaataaatcaaatcaatcaaaatcaatcagaatatgaaaataataaaatttgtaatttttatttgcctcttaaatttaagtttaaaatactaTGCAGATACTTTTCAATTCAGATTTATGTATCAATACAAGGCTGACCTTGGGCAAAAacaaatacacaaaattaaataatggcaaataaacacatacacacacacacctaTACAGATGCTATGCATATGCATGCATTCGCACGcatgcatttaatattaatatttgttatttttttggaatttgcTAAAATCCTTTGTAGTAATTTAAGGGAAGGCACTAGTTCCTGAAACTTGGTTATCTAGTTTAGGAGCCAGGGGAACATTGTTCTgtgaataattgttttttatagtaaagtttttattattattacatacttttGACCATGATGGCAAAAAATAACTCGTcatcatcataataaattaatctcccTCTTCAATTGACACATTTGTACCAGGACAAAGTTTTGAGGGACATTAAAAAGGTTGCTTGCGGTAGCGTTGTAGTCAAGGATCAACCAAAATTTCAGGTTTTTGGACC
Proteins encoded:
- the LOC125064840 gene encoding pancreatic triacylglycerol lipase-like, which produces MKLLTILLASITLCAGSAIPLVPGDNSHYVEGVSRYIWMPNGEGVPQLVDLQAPADELELLNTRNGANNQYWLFTRQNPSNRQILVNGNINSVRNSNYRGNRPTKVVVHGWNNNGNSEMNPLITSAFLAVQDVNVIVVDWRNLANGLYTTAVRGVPDVGRHLGNFLTWLFNNAGGNWNQLHLVGFSLGAHIVGNAGRTVGGRAVRVTGLDPAGPQWGGNSNALNRNSGVYVESIHTDGGLLGIFDPISNADFYPNGGRNPQPGCSISTCSHGRANQLFAASIRYNNFIGRQCSNLNQAQNNNCSGNQLRMGNRDLGKRGSGIFGLRTGNRWPF